In Pseudoalteromonas carrageenovora IAM 12662, the following proteins share a genomic window:
- a CDS encoding YaeQ family protein, with translation MALKSTIIKAQLSLSDMDRYVYQDFNLTLAQHPSETDQRLMIRLLAFALNSCDGLEFTKGLSADDEPELWHVNYSEEIELWIELGLPDEKRLKKACNKSKKVVLYTYGENNQTIWWQKHQPKLYEFKNLSIFSLDYAATQALADLVDRNIKLTITVQDGEIWVSTDTTNIEIKPQQLM, from the coding sequence ATGGCTCTTAAATCTACCATTATTAAAGCGCAGTTATCGCTTAGCGATATGGATCGTTACGTGTACCAAGATTTTAATTTAACCTTAGCGCAGCACCCATCAGAAACTGATCAACGCTTGATGATTCGCTTACTCGCTTTTGCGCTAAATAGTTGCGATGGTTTAGAATTTACTAAGGGGTTAAGTGCTGATGATGAACCAGAGCTTTGGCATGTAAACTACAGTGAAGAAATAGAGCTATGGATTGAGTTGGGGCTACCTGATGAAAAACGCCTTAAAAAGGCCTGCAATAAATCTAAAAAAGTGGTGCTTTATACTTACGGCGAAAATAATCAAACAATTTGGTGGCAAAAGCATCAGCCTAAGTTATATGAATTTAAAAACTTAAGTATTTTTAGCCTCGATTATGCAGCTACTCAAGCATTAGCCGATTTAGTTGATCGAAATATAAAACTCACTATTACCGTACAAGATGGTGAAATATGGGTAAGCACCGATACAACTAATATTGAAATTAAGCCGCAGCAATTAATGTAA
- a CDS encoding Dps family protein — translation MSHVNAIGLNSEKSEDIVKSLNTLLSSYQIQYMNARGFHWNIKGRNFFELHIKFEEIYNLLLEKVDEIAERILTLDGAPLHAFSDYLEVSEIKEAKNISDGTAAVENLLAGYSTLIKMQREVLSQAGEADDEGTASLMGDYISEQEKLVWMLKAYLD, via the coding sequence ATGTCACATGTAAATGCCATTGGTTTAAACAGCGAAAAAAGTGAAGACATCGTAAAATCTCTCAATACTTTATTGAGCAGCTACCAAATTCAGTACATGAATGCGCGTGGCTTTCACTGGAATATTAAAGGTCGTAACTTTTTTGAATTACATATCAAATTTGAAGAAATTTATAATTTACTACTTGAAAAAGTAGATGAAATTGCAGAGCGTATTTTGACGCTAGATGGCGCGCCACTGCATGCGTTTTCAGATTACTTAGAAGTAAGTGAAATTAAAGAAGCCAAAAACATTAGCGATGGTACAGCTGCAGTAGAAAACCTACTAGCGGGTTACAGCACACTAATTAAAATGCAACGCGAAGTATTAAGCCAAGCAGGTGAGGCAGACGATGAAGGTACTGCATCATTAATGGGTGATTACATCTCAGAGCAAGAAAAACTTGTGTGGATGCTTAAAGCTTACTTAGATTAA
- a CDS encoding tripartite tricarboxylate transporter TctB family protein: MMKRELLGPSLFLALFTLYAVVAWQIPLLPFEEYETVTSATLPKVYAAFGIVVCLLSIGSTLLRPNEKAAENQPLEISHVVRTLGLLVLMVIYSAVLEPVGFLISTSAFLLAGFFVMGERRKKILLFASIPVAVVFWFLMTQVLGIYLVPGDLWS, translated from the coding sequence ATGATGAAACGCGAACTACTAGGGCCAAGTTTATTCTTGGCGCTATTTACTCTTTACGCCGTGGTGGCGTGGCAAATTCCACTATTGCCATTTGAAGAATACGAAACGGTTACTTCTGCTACGTTACCAAAAGTGTACGCTGCTTTTGGTATTGTGGTGTGCTTGCTTTCTATTGGTTCCACTTTACTTAGGCCAAACGAAAAAGCAGCAGAAAACCAGCCATTAGAAATATCGCATGTTGTACGCACTTTAGGCTTATTAGTTTTAATGGTGATTTATAGTGCGGTGTTAGAGCCTGTGGGCTTTTTAATATCTACAAGCGCTTTTTTATTAGCAGGTTTTTTTGTAATGGGTGAAAGGCGCAAGAAAATTTTATTATTTGCCTCTATTCCTGTTGCTGTGGTGTTTTGGTTTTTGATGACTCAAGTATTAGGTATTTACTTGGTTCCGGGCGATTTGTGGAGTTAA
- a CDS encoding PGAP1-like alpha/beta domain-containing protein codes for MKVKHVIVLHGLYMSGFVMRPLCSRLEESGMTVLNITYNTLDPNRDTIFAQIDECIANEPSALVCHSMGGLIARAYLEANSPASQHVTKVITLGTPHKGSHIAQKMKQKGFESFLKNSVEFLLTKNGNWPFKAKLYSIAGDLPIGLMPLIVKGSQSDGTVLLDETKLKGMAEHKVFHLSHTSMIYSRQVLDYILKCLSEDD; via the coding sequence ATGAAAGTTAAGCACGTTATTGTTTTACATGGTTTGTATATGTCTGGCTTTGTTATGCGCCCACTTTGCTCACGCCTTGAAGAGTCGGGGATGACCGTATTAAATATTACCTACAATACGCTTGACCCAAATCGCGATACTATTTTTGCTCAAATTGATGAATGTATAGCTAACGAACCTTCAGCGCTTGTATGCCACTCTATGGGTGGACTTATTGCGCGTGCATATTTAGAAGCAAACTCCCCTGCTAGTCAGCATGTTACTAAGGTTATTACCCTAGGTACGCCACATAAAGGTAGCCATATTGCGCAAAAAATGAAGCAAAAAGGGTTTGAATCATTTTTAAAAAATAGCGTGGAATTTTTATTAACTAAAAATGGTAATTGGCCTTTTAAAGCCAAGCTTTATAGTATTGCCGGCGACTTACCTATAGGGCTAATGCCATTAATAGTTAAAGGCAGCCAATCAGATGGCACTGTATTACTAGATGAAACTAAACTCAAAGGTATGGCTGAACATAAAGTGTTTCACTTAAGCCATACCAGTATGATTTATTCGCGCCAAGTGCTCGATTACATTTTAAAATGCTTGAGTGAGGACGATTAG
- a CDS encoding Bug family tripartite tricarboxylate transporter substrate binding protein, giving the protein MKLFKSVKTTLLAASLVLSSPMAMADIHFLVPAGPGGGWDTTARGVGEGLVKAGIDNNASFQNMSGGGGGRAIAYLIESGTKKGDILMVNSTPIVLRALTGKIPYSYRDLTPVASMIADFGAFVVRNDSPYKTWQDVIKALKEDPSSIKVAGGSARGSMDHLVAAQAAKAGGVDGRRIRYIPYDGGGKAKAGLLSGEVNLLSTGLSEALEVANGGQARVLAVTSPEALTDYPQIPTFKSMGYDMEFVNWRGFFAAPNLPADKLAQYTEKLRKLQSTPEWETVRARNGWLNLFQEKDEFIKSLEKQEAQLRVVMQELGFIRKAD; this is encoded by the coding sequence ATGAAATTATTTAAGTCAGTTAAAACAACTTTATTAGCGGCATCATTAGTACTAAGCAGCCCCATGGCAATGGCCGATATTCACTTTTTAGTTCCAGCAGGCCCAGGAGGCGGTTGGGATACAACAGCACGCGGTGTAGGTGAAGGTTTAGTAAAGGCAGGCATCGACAACAATGCGTCTTTTCAAAATATGTCAGGTGGCGGCGGTGGACGAGCAATTGCCTACTTAATAGAATCAGGTACTAAAAAAGGTGATATTTTAATGGTTAACTCAACGCCTATAGTGTTGCGAGCATTAACCGGAAAGATTCCTTACAGTTACCGAGATTTAACACCAGTAGCAAGTATGATTGCTGATTTTGGCGCATTTGTTGTACGTAACGATTCACCTTATAAAACGTGGCAAGATGTCATTAAAGCACTTAAAGAAGACCCAAGTTCAATTAAAGTAGCTGGTGGCTCAGCTCGTGGCAGCATGGATCATTTAGTTGCTGCACAAGCGGCTAAAGCGGGCGGTGTTGACGGTCGTAGAATTCGTTATATTCCATATGATGGCGGTGGCAAAGCAAAAGCAGGCCTACTCTCTGGTGAGGTTAACTTACTTTCGACTGGTTTAAGCGAAGCATTAGAAGTTGCCAATGGCGGACAGGCTCGTGTGTTAGCCGTTACATCGCCTGAGGCTTTAACTGATTACCCACAAATACCGACGTTCAAGTCGATGGGTTACGATATGGAATTTGTTAATTGGCGTGGTTTTTTTGCAGCCCCTAACTTACCTGCTGATAAGTTAGCTCAATACACTGAAAAGCTTCGTAAATTACAATCAACCCCTGAGTGGGAAACCGTTCGTGCGCGAAATGGCTGGTTAAATCTTTTTCAGGAAAAAGATGAATTTATTAAGTCACTCGAAAAACAAGAAGCGCAGCTTAGAGTGGTTATGCAAGAGCTTGGCTTTATTCGTAAAGCGGATTAA
- a CDS encoding TonB-dependent receptor domain-containing protein, which produces MKKINNTGARVFKKSSLTVALSGAILAGFSFQGLAAENDEIEKIERVQVTGSRIRSAEAMSSAPIQVVSGEAIDASGSLNIQDLLLENPAFGSPAISRTNSNFNTASAGVATVDLRNLGSNRTLVLVNGRRYVSGVPGSSAVDLNSIPSQFIERVEIMTGGASSVYGSDAVAGVVNFVLKDDFEGLEFEGQYGESSEGDDESRQFSFTSGLTSDDGKGHAMFHLGYSDQGAVFSRDRERSAVDQFSGIYFEDDPVANPGSIFDAQSPFLSSFPPQGRFSAGDDTFTYDANNNLQDSFSTNGGDGVGANGFNRSGVRTIAIPTERYLFASNGSYELNDKHSFFFEGTYASSTTNSELEPFPFASDDIYANGRVPIEFDVNGELLRNAFVPDDIYNAATDTDGDGARDIFFAKRLSDVGNRGARAERDTFRLALGFQGEITDNWFYDTYYVYGKTKELQVSGGLVNVQSFRQGLEAVIDSQDLDGDGITNEAICIDATARGFNCSPVDIYGFNSLSQGAIDFVSAPSTLSTSVEQEIIGGNISGDLFELPAGMVGIAAGFEYREEFSRSEFDALQQAGLNAGNAIPATEGSFDVTEYYVEANIPVLDSVTMNAAVRLSDYSTVGNTESWNVGVDWEVIDSLRLRATRARSTRAPNIDELFSPPSQTFPSGLNDPCLGITNSGGGAAGDACRADVGVANNIASNGEFTLNQSDLQGISGFNRGNQDLKEEVGDSVTVGLVFTPEELISGLDITLDYFDIEITDAIVSTPRQFILDQCYGGGDTSFCDFITRRSGPSGNNSAGSLEFIDSGVSNSGGLGTEGVDLTLTYATDIGPGAFRTRLAYTYLMDGYSIPLPGADKDEFAGEIGASEHKANWNFGYKLNDFDFNWSLTYIGAADFDDQFLSGFGIAPGGIGIGSVTYHDVQASYHINDSMELYAGANNLFDKEPPRILSGVSGSSTGTETDAGTYDPIGQSFYIGFRSKF; this is translated from the coding sequence ATGAAAAAAATAAACAATACAGGTGCACGAGTATTTAAAAAGTCGTCGCTAACAGTAGCGTTAAGTGGTGCAATACTCGCAGGCTTTTCGTTTCAGGGTTTAGCGGCTGAAAACGACGAGATAGAAAAAATAGAACGAGTGCAAGTAACTGGCTCGCGTATTCGCTCAGCTGAGGCTATGTCGTCTGCACCTATTCAGGTTGTAAGTGGTGAGGCTATTGATGCCTCTGGTTCTTTAAATATTCAAGACTTATTATTAGAAAATCCAGCATTTGGCTCGCCTGCTATAAGCCGTACCAACTCTAACTTTAATACTGCCAGCGCAGGTGTTGCAACGGTTGATCTACGTAACTTAGGTTCTAACCGTACGCTTGTTTTAGTTAATGGCCGTCGTTATGTATCAGGTGTACCAGGAAGCTCTGCGGTAGATTTAAACTCTATTCCGAGCCAGTTTATTGAACGCGTAGAAATTATGACCGGCGGTGCCTCATCGGTTTATGGTTCTGATGCGGTGGCAGGTGTAGTTAACTTTGTACTTAAAGATGATTTTGAGGGTTTAGAGTTTGAAGGCCAATATGGCGAATCGAGCGAAGGCGACGACGAATCTCGTCAATTCTCTTTCACTTCAGGTTTAACGAGTGATGATGGCAAAGGCCATGCAATGTTTCATTTAGGTTATTCTGACCAAGGAGCTGTGTTCTCGCGTGACCGTGAGCGCTCTGCTGTAGATCAATTTTCAGGTATTTATTTTGAGGATGATCCGGTTGCAAACCCAGGGTCTATATTTGATGCACAAAGCCCGTTTTTATCTTCATTCCCTCCTCAGGGGCGTTTTAGCGCTGGTGATGATACATTCACTTACGATGCAAATAATAACCTACAAGACAGCTTTAGCACCAATGGCGGTGACGGAGTAGGTGCGAACGGCTTTAATCGTAGTGGCGTAAGAACAATCGCAATACCTACTGAGCGCTATTTGTTTGCTTCAAATGGTAGCTACGAGCTAAATGATAAGCACAGCTTCTTTTTTGAAGGTACGTATGCATCTAGCACAACTAACTCAGAGCTAGAGCCATTTCCGTTTGCATCAGACGATATATACGCTAATGGGCGTGTCCCCATTGAATTTGACGTAAATGGTGAACTTTTACGTAATGCGTTTGTTCCCGACGATATTTATAATGCCGCAACCGATACCGATGGTGATGGCGCACGAGACATATTTTTTGCTAAGCGCTTAAGTGATGTAGGTAACCGCGGTGCACGCGCCGAACGTGATACTTTTCGTTTAGCACTAGGCTTTCAAGGTGAAATTACCGATAACTGGTTTTACGATACTTACTATGTATATGGTAAAACAAAAGAGTTGCAGGTTTCTGGCGGTTTAGTTAACGTACAAAGCTTCCGTCAAGGGTTAGAGGCTGTAATTGATAGCCAAGATTTAGATGGCGACGGCATTACTAATGAAGCTATCTGTATTGATGCAACTGCGCGTGGCTTTAATTGTTCGCCTGTAGATATTTATGGATTTAACTCCCTTTCGCAAGGTGCTATTGATTTTGTAAGTGCACCCAGCACGCTTTCGACCTCTGTTGAGCAAGAGATCATAGGCGGAAATATCTCTGGTGATTTATTTGAACTGCCAGCAGGTATGGTGGGTATAGCGGCCGGTTTTGAATACCGTGAAGAGTTCTCACGTAGTGAGTTTGATGCGCTTCAGCAAGCCGGTCTTAATGCGGGCAATGCTATTCCTGCAACCGAAGGCTCATTTGATGTGACTGAGTACTATGTTGAGGCAAATATTCCAGTACTTGATTCTGTAACTATGAATGCAGCCGTTCGATTATCTGACTACTCAACGGTAGGCAACACAGAAAGCTGGAACGTAGGCGTAGATTGGGAAGTAATAGATAGCTTACGCCTACGCGCTACACGTGCTCGCTCTACTCGTGCGCCCAATATTGATGAGTTATTTTCTCCACCTTCGCAAACTTTCCCAAGCGGGTTGAACGATCCTTGTTTAGGTATTACAAATAGCGGTGGCGGAGCTGCAGGTGATGCGTGTCGTGCGGATGTAGGTGTCGCTAATAATATTGCATCAAATGGCGAATTTACGCTTAACCAGTCAGACCTTCAAGGTATTAGTGGCTTTAACCGCGGTAATCAAGATCTCAAAGAAGAAGTCGGTGACTCAGTAACAGTAGGTTTGGTATTTACACCGGAAGAGTTAATTTCAGGCCTTGATATAACACTTGATTACTTTGATATTGAGATCACTGATGCAATTGTATCAACACCTCGTCAATTTATACTTGATCAATGTTACGGTGGTGGCGATACAAGCTTTTGTGATTTTATAACTCGACGCAGTGGCCCGTCAGGTAATAATAGCGCTGGTTCGCTTGAGTTTATCGACAGCGGTGTATCAAATAGCGGTGGTTTAGGAACAGAAGGTGTTGATTTAACATTAACATACGCTACAGATATTGGCCCTGGCGCGTTTAGAACTCGCCTTGCCTACACCTACTTAATGGATGGTTATAGCATTCCACTTCCGGGGGCTGACAAAGATGAATTCGCTGGTGAAATTGGCGCATCAGAGCACAAAGCTAACTGGAACTTTGGTTATAAACTTAATGATTTTGATTTTAACTGGAGCCTAACTTACATTGGTGCTGCTGACTTTGATGATCAATTTTTAAGTGGCTTTGGTATAGCTCCAGGTGGTATAGGAATAGGCTCAGTAACGTATCACGATGTACAAGCAAGCTACCATATTAATGATTCAATGGAGTTATATGCAGGTGCTAATAATTTATTTGATAAAGAGCCACCACGCATTTTATCTGGCGTAAGTGGCTCAAGCACCGGTACTGAAACCGATGCAGGCACGTATGACCCAATTGGCCAGTCATTTTACATAGGCTTTAGAAGCAAATTCTAA
- the ylqF gene encoding ribosome biogenesis GTPase YlqF — translation MAIQWFPGHMNKARNEIKEIMPQMDVIIEVLDARIPYSSENPMVTTLREGKPVIKILNKADLADPKMTQAWKDYFEQESGVKAIAFGHDKAAEVHRINELCKKLVPHKVGADKQIKAMIMGIPNVGKSTLINVLAGRIVAKTGNEPAVTKAQQRIKLEDGIMLYDTPGMLWPKVENENSGYRLGATGAIRDTALEYEEVASYTAEYLLRAYPELLKARYKIAELPESDWEFVEMAGKKRGCIRGGNQIDTYKMSEILINELRDGIIGRITMETPAMREEEEIMVAGLRAAAEAKKAAKEEEKKQRRARARKNRR, via the coding sequence ATGGCTATCCAGTGGTTCCCTGGGCACATGAATAAAGCCCGAAATGAAATTAAAGAAATAATGCCACAAATGGATGTGATCATTGAAGTGCTAGATGCACGCATTCCTTATAGTAGCGAAAACCCAATGGTGACAACTTTGCGCGAAGGTAAACCGGTCATCAAAATTCTAAATAAGGCTGATTTAGCCGATCCTAAAATGACCCAAGCGTGGAAAGATTACTTTGAGCAAGAAAGTGGCGTTAAAGCCATTGCTTTTGGGCATGATAAAGCAGCTGAAGTACACCGTATTAACGAGCTTTGTAAAAAATTAGTGCCGCATAAAGTAGGTGCCGATAAGCAAATTAAAGCCATGATAATGGGTATTCCGAACGTTGGTAAATCTACATTAATAAATGTATTGGCTGGGCGTATAGTGGCAAAAACAGGTAATGAGCCTGCAGTTACTAAGGCGCAGCAACGCATTAAGCTTGAAGATGGCATTATGCTTTACGACACACCAGGAATGCTTTGGCCTAAAGTAGAGAACGAAAACTCAGGTTATCGTTTAGGTGCAACTGGTGCAATACGTGACACAGCACTGGAATACGAAGAAGTAGCAAGTTACACCGCTGAGTATTTACTACGTGCATACCCAGAGCTTTTAAAAGCTCGCTATAAAATTGCCGAACTGCCAGAAAGTGACTGGGAATTTGTAGAAATGGCCGGTAAAAAGCGCGGCTGTATCCGAGGTGGTAATCAAATAGACACGTATAAAATGTCTGAAATACTCATAAACGAACTTCGTGATGGCATTATTGGTCGCATCACCATGGAAACCCCTGCCATGCGTGAAGAGGAAGAAATTATGGTAGCAGGATTACGCGCCGCTGCAGAAGCTAAAAAAGCAGCTAAAGAAGAAGAGAAAAAACAGCGCCGTGCACGCGCCCGAAAAAACCGCCGTTAA
- a CDS encoding LytR/AlgR family response regulator transcription factor, whose product MIASFHALTHISTSKFATFLTQHVQAHRHFNSQLHIPDKRLDQIDTLQHNVLFYELTNLSDPTQIVHLTELAKKLKLVIIAQSGHFANFAFEVGAVDFLTTDVTTSRIEKCFEKLIHLCPIASAAEQKYQQNINEEHTKLPSSHIVVKDVGKVRLIDIKDIVWVNGAGNYVELHFVEGSAPVLHRETMKNIEQQLEPEGFIRIHRSTLVRKQAITELMPTDSGDYKVKLKNDTFLNLSRRYKGCLESIISPIT is encoded by the coding sequence ATGATTGCTTCGTTTCACGCATTAACTCACATTAGCACATCAAAATTTGCAACATTTTTAACTCAGCATGTGCAAGCGCATAGGCATTTTAATTCTCAACTTCACATACCTGATAAGCGTTTAGATCAAATAGATACTTTACAACATAATGTGCTATTTTATGAGCTAACTAACCTCTCTGATCCGACTCAAATAGTTCATTTAACTGAGCTTGCTAAAAAATTAAAGTTAGTGATTATTGCTCAGTCAGGACATTTTGCAAATTTTGCTTTTGAAGTGGGAGCCGTGGACTTTTTAACCACCGATGTAACCACCTCAAGAATAGAAAAGTGCTTCGAAAAACTTATTCACCTTTGCCCAATCGCCAGTGCTGCTGAGCAAAAATACCAACAAAATATTAATGAAGAACATACTAAATTGCCATCGTCACATATTGTAGTAAAAGATGTAGGTAAAGTACGCTTAATAGATATTAAAGACATTGTTTGGGTTAATGGTGCCGGAAATTACGTAGAGCTTCATTTTGTTGAAGGGAGCGCGCCAGTTTTACATCGCGAAACTATGAAAAACATTGAACAACAATTAGAGCCAGAAGGGTTTATACGTATACACCGCTCTACGCTTGTCAGAAAACAAGCCATAACTGAGCTAATGCCAACTGATAGCGGCGATTACAAAGTAAAACTTAAAAATGATACTTTCTTAAATTTATCAAGAAGGTATAAAGGTTGCTTAGAAAGTATAATAAGCCCCATAACTTAG